In one Dunckerocampus dactyliophorus isolate RoL2022-P2 chromosome 9, RoL_Ddac_1.1, whole genome shotgun sequence genomic region, the following are encoded:
- the lss gene encoding lanosterol synthase isoform X1, which yields MTEGVHLRRRGGPHKTEPATEMRRWRLTNTDGRQTWRYVDDGETPEREQTMLEAHSLGLDTTKFVCDSPHANTALNAAMKGMLFYSHLQAEDGHWAGDYGGPLFLLPGLLITCHIARIPLHEAWKKEMVRYMRSVQLPDGGWGLHIEDKSTVFGTALTYTSLRILGVSPDDPDMVRARSNLHSKGGAVGIPSWGKFWLAILNAYSWDGMNTLLPEMWLLPTWMPAHPSTLWCHCRQVYLPMSYCYAVRLAAEEDALVLSLRQELYVQDYASIDWPAQRNNVAPCDIYTPHSTLLTVTYMVLNVYEAHHSTTLRRMAVRELYEHIQADDRFTKCISIGPISKTINMLVCWYVEGPSSPAFQEHVSRIPDYLWLGLDGMKMQGTNGSQLWDTCFAVQAFLEAGAQDNPKLAECLGRAHQFLTITQIPDNPPDYQKYYRQTNKGGFPFSTRDCGWIVADCTAEGLKTMMLLKELCPSIGEPVAVERLYDAVNVLLSMRNPDGGFATYERKRGGRLLELLNPSEVFGDIMIDYTYVECTSAVIQALRYFHKVHPEHRTEEIRNTLRKGLDYCRKVQRPDGSWEGSWGVCFTYGTWFGLEAFACMGHIYKNEDVCAEVQRACQFLLDRQMSDGGWGEDFESCEQRCYVQSSSPQIHNTCWALLGLMAVRHPDQQAIERGIKLLIDKQLPNGDWPQENVAGVFNKSCAISYTSYRNVFPIWTLGRFSELNPCSSLTGKLNL from the exons ATGACTGAGGGGGT GCACCTGCGTAGGCGAGGGGGGCCGCACAAGACGGAACCGGCCACAGAAATGAGGCGTTGGCGGCTGACTAATACTGACGGCAGACAAACCTGGCGTTATGTGGATGATGGGGAGACTCCAGAAAGAGAACAGACCATGCTAGAGGCCCATTCTTTAGGCTTGGACACG ACGAAGTTTGTGTGTGACTCCCCACACGCCAACACAGCTTTAAATGCAGCCATGAAGGGGATGCTCTTCTATAGTCACCTCCAGGCTGAGGACGGCCATTGGGCAGGGGACTACGGTGGACCTCTCTTCCTGCTCCCAG GTCTACTGATCACTTGTCATATAGCTAGGATCCCTCTGCATGAGGCCTGGAAGAAAGAGATGGTTCGATACATGCGCTCTGTTCAGCTTCCAGATGGAGGCTGGGGCCT ACATATTGAAGATAAGTCGACAGTATTTGGCACAGCTCTGACTTACACCTCACTAAGAATTCTGGGTGTCAGTCCAGATGATCCAGATATGGTTCGAGCGAGGAGCAACCTCCACAGCAAAG GTGGCGCAGTGGGGATCCCTTCATGGGGGAAATTCTGGCTGGCCATTCTTAATGCTTACAGTTGGGACGGAATGAACACACTGCTACCAGAGATGTG GTTGCTCCCCACTTGGATGCCAGCCCACCCCTCTACGCTGTGGTGTCACTGTCGCCAGGTTTACCTCCCCATGAGCTACTGCTATGCTGTCCGACTCGCAGCTGAGGAGGATGCCCTGGTTCTCAGCCTCAGACAG GAGCTTTATGTCCAGGACTATGCTAGCATTGACTGGCCAGCTCAGAGGAACAATGTGGCACCATGTGACATATACACGCCTCATAGTACACTGCTGACTGTCACTTACA TGGTACTAAATGTGTACGAGGCTCACCACAGCACCACACTGAGACGGATGGCTGTCAGAGAACTTTACGAGCACATTCAAGCCGATGACCGCTTCACAAAATGCATAAGCATTGGGCCG ATTTCCAAGACGATCAACATGCTGGTTTGCTGGTACGTGGAAGGTCCCTCTTCTCCAGCCTTCCAGGAGCATGTGTCCAGGATCCCCGACTATCTCTG GTTGGGACTAGATGGCATGAAAATGCAG GGAACCAATGGCTCTCAGCTCTGGGATACTTGCTTTGCTGTACAGGCTTTCCTCGAG GCAGGCGCCCAGGATAACCCTAAACTAGCGGAGTGTCTCGGACGTGCCCACCAGTTTCTCACCATCACGCAG ATTCCAGATAATCCTCCAGATTACCAAAAGTACTACAGACAGACAAATAAG ggaGGTTTCCCCTTCAGTACCCGCGACTGTGGGTGGATAGTAGCTGACTGTACGGCCGAGGGCCTCAAGACAATGATGCTGCTTAAAGAGCTGTGCCCCTCCATCGGCGAGCCTGTCGCCGTGGAGCGACTGTACGACGCCGTCAATGTG CTATTGAGCATGAGAAACCCAGACGGTGGATTTGCCACATATGAAAGAAAGAGGGGGGGGAGACTCCTGGAGCTGCTCAACCCATCCGAGGTGTTTG GTGACATCATGATAGATTACACCTATGTGGAGTGTACGTCAGCAGTGATTCAGGCTCTGAGGTACTTCCACAAGGTCCACCCTGAACACCGCACAGAGgaaataag GAACACCCTGAGAAAAGGACTGGATTATTGTAGGAAGGTGCAGAGGCCAGATGGATCCTGGGAAGG GTCCTGGGGAGTGTGTTTCACATACGGGACATGGTTCGGCCTTGAAGCCTTTGCTTGTATGGGCCACATCTACAAGAATGA GGATGTATGTGCGGAGGTGCAGAGAGCTTGTCAGTTCCTGTTGGATCGGCAGATGTCAGACGGGGGCTGGGGGGAGGACTTTGAATCATGTGAGCAACGTTGCTACGTTCAGAGCAGCTCACCTCAGATCCACAACACCTGCTGGGCTTTGTTAGGGCTCATGGCTGTCAG GCACCCTGATCAGCAGGCCATTGAAAGAGGAATAAAACTGCTGATTGATAAACAGCTTCCCAATGGAGACTGGCCTCAG GAGAATGTTGCAGGTGTGTTCAACAAGAGCTGCGCTATCAGCTACACCTCCTACAGAAATGTCTTCCCTATCTGGACCCTTGGCCGCTTCTCAGAACTAAACCCCTGCAGCTCTCTGACTGGAAAACTCAATTTGTGA
- the ybey gene encoding endoribonuclease YbeY isoform X1 translates to MGVVVRNLQKVVPLRRARLRKDVNTLRHILGIQNFDLGIICVDDRRIQQINHIYRKKNTPTDVLSFPFHEGLRPGKMPCPLHRDELNLGDIFLGVEFVMRQCQEESLDLHGTLTVMVAHGICHLLGYRHETEEEWSEVCVETSCLMKKPVQRMLVCARARCYPPKRISHHHLTFLLWLYFTFEPESPFKVQVNISGNVSNEC, encoded by the exons ATGGGTGTAGTGGTGCGGAATCTCCAGAAGGTGGTGCCTCTTCGCCGTGCCAGGTTGCGAAAGGACGTGAACACGCTGAGGCACATTCTTGGCATCCAGAACTTCGACCTGGGCATCATTTGTGTGGACGACCGCAGGATTCAACAGATAAATCACATCTACAGGAAGAAAAACACACCTACAGACGTCCTCTCTTTTCCATTCCACGAG GGACTGCGACCTGGCAAGATGCCGTGCCCCCTTCACAGAGATGAGCTCAACCTTGGGGATATTTTCCTGGGTGTGGAGTTTGTTATGAGACAGTGTCAGGAGGAATCATTAGATCTGCATGGAACACTCACT GTAATGGTTGCCCATGGTATCTGCCACCTGCTTGGTTACAGGCACGAGACGGAGGAGGAATGGAGTGAGGTATGTGTGGAGACATCATGCTTAATGAAGAAGCCTGTTCAGAGAATGCtggtgtgtgcgcgcgcgcgctgTTATCCTCCAAAGCGAATCAGTCATCATCacttaacatttttattgtggttgtactttACCTTTGAACCTGAATCGCCGTTTAAAGTGCAGGTGAACATATCAGGTAATGTGTCCAATGAGTGTTAG
- the lss gene encoding lanosterol synthase isoform X2: MRRWRLTNTDGRQTWRYVDDGETPEREQTMLEAHSLGLDTTKFVCDSPHANTALNAAMKGMLFYSHLQAEDGHWAGDYGGPLFLLPGLLITCHIARIPLHEAWKKEMVRYMRSVQLPDGGWGLHIEDKSTVFGTALTYTSLRILGVSPDDPDMVRARSNLHSKGGAVGIPSWGKFWLAILNAYSWDGMNTLLPEMWLLPTWMPAHPSTLWCHCRQVYLPMSYCYAVRLAAEEDALVLSLRQELYVQDYASIDWPAQRNNVAPCDIYTPHSTLLTVTYMVLNVYEAHHSTTLRRMAVRELYEHIQADDRFTKCISIGPISKTINMLVCWYVEGPSSPAFQEHVSRIPDYLWLGLDGMKMQGTNGSQLWDTCFAVQAFLEAGAQDNPKLAECLGRAHQFLTITQIPDNPPDYQKYYRQTNKGGFPFSTRDCGWIVADCTAEGLKTMMLLKELCPSIGEPVAVERLYDAVNVLLSMRNPDGGFATYERKRGGRLLELLNPSEVFGDIMIDYTYVECTSAVIQALRYFHKVHPEHRTEEIRNTLRKGLDYCRKVQRPDGSWEGSWGVCFTYGTWFGLEAFACMGHIYKNEDVCAEVQRACQFLLDRQMSDGGWGEDFESCEQRCYVQSSSPQIHNTCWALLGLMAVRHPDQQAIERGIKLLIDKQLPNGDWPQENVAGVFNKSCAISYTSYRNVFPIWTLGRFSELNPCSSLTGKLNL, from the exons ATGAGGCGTTGGCGGCTGACTAATACTGACGGCAGACAAACCTGGCGTTATGTGGATGATGGGGAGACTCCAGAAAGAGAACAGACCATGCTAGAGGCCCATTCTTTAGGCTTGGACACG ACGAAGTTTGTGTGTGACTCCCCACACGCCAACACAGCTTTAAATGCAGCCATGAAGGGGATGCTCTTCTATAGTCACCTCCAGGCTGAGGACGGCCATTGGGCAGGGGACTACGGTGGACCTCTCTTCCTGCTCCCAG GTCTACTGATCACTTGTCATATAGCTAGGATCCCTCTGCATGAGGCCTGGAAGAAAGAGATGGTTCGATACATGCGCTCTGTTCAGCTTCCAGATGGAGGCTGGGGCCT ACATATTGAAGATAAGTCGACAGTATTTGGCACAGCTCTGACTTACACCTCACTAAGAATTCTGGGTGTCAGTCCAGATGATCCAGATATGGTTCGAGCGAGGAGCAACCTCCACAGCAAAG GTGGCGCAGTGGGGATCCCTTCATGGGGGAAATTCTGGCTGGCCATTCTTAATGCTTACAGTTGGGACGGAATGAACACACTGCTACCAGAGATGTG GTTGCTCCCCACTTGGATGCCAGCCCACCCCTCTACGCTGTGGTGTCACTGTCGCCAGGTTTACCTCCCCATGAGCTACTGCTATGCTGTCCGACTCGCAGCTGAGGAGGATGCCCTGGTTCTCAGCCTCAGACAG GAGCTTTATGTCCAGGACTATGCTAGCATTGACTGGCCAGCTCAGAGGAACAATGTGGCACCATGTGACATATACACGCCTCATAGTACACTGCTGACTGTCACTTACA TGGTACTAAATGTGTACGAGGCTCACCACAGCACCACACTGAGACGGATGGCTGTCAGAGAACTTTACGAGCACATTCAAGCCGATGACCGCTTCACAAAATGCATAAGCATTGGGCCG ATTTCCAAGACGATCAACATGCTGGTTTGCTGGTACGTGGAAGGTCCCTCTTCTCCAGCCTTCCAGGAGCATGTGTCCAGGATCCCCGACTATCTCTG GTTGGGACTAGATGGCATGAAAATGCAG GGAACCAATGGCTCTCAGCTCTGGGATACTTGCTTTGCTGTACAGGCTTTCCTCGAG GCAGGCGCCCAGGATAACCCTAAACTAGCGGAGTGTCTCGGACGTGCCCACCAGTTTCTCACCATCACGCAG ATTCCAGATAATCCTCCAGATTACCAAAAGTACTACAGACAGACAAATAAG ggaGGTTTCCCCTTCAGTACCCGCGACTGTGGGTGGATAGTAGCTGACTGTACGGCCGAGGGCCTCAAGACAATGATGCTGCTTAAAGAGCTGTGCCCCTCCATCGGCGAGCCTGTCGCCGTGGAGCGACTGTACGACGCCGTCAATGTG CTATTGAGCATGAGAAACCCAGACGGTGGATTTGCCACATATGAAAGAAAGAGGGGGGGGAGACTCCTGGAGCTGCTCAACCCATCCGAGGTGTTTG GTGACATCATGATAGATTACACCTATGTGGAGTGTACGTCAGCAGTGATTCAGGCTCTGAGGTACTTCCACAAGGTCCACCCTGAACACCGCACAGAGgaaataag GAACACCCTGAGAAAAGGACTGGATTATTGTAGGAAGGTGCAGAGGCCAGATGGATCCTGGGAAGG GTCCTGGGGAGTGTGTTTCACATACGGGACATGGTTCGGCCTTGAAGCCTTTGCTTGTATGGGCCACATCTACAAGAATGA GGATGTATGTGCGGAGGTGCAGAGAGCTTGTCAGTTCCTGTTGGATCGGCAGATGTCAGACGGGGGCTGGGGGGAGGACTTTGAATCATGTGAGCAACGTTGCTACGTTCAGAGCAGCTCACCTCAGATCCACAACACCTGCTGGGCTTTGTTAGGGCTCATGGCTGTCAG GCACCCTGATCAGCAGGCCATTGAAAGAGGAATAAAACTGCTGATTGATAAACAGCTTCCCAATGGAGACTGGCCTCAG GAGAATGTTGCAGGTGTGTTCAACAAGAGCTGCGCTATCAGCTACACCTCCTACAGAAATGTCTTCCCTATCTGGACCCTTGGCCGCTTCTCAGAACTAAACCCCTGCAGCTCTCTGACTGGAAAACTCAATTTGTGA
- the LOC129187895 gene encoding uncharacterized protein LOC129187895 has product MWDCINVTVQICAKDCSGPPPIKCLGRGVEECFRIKEAIVGGCIWQPTFLRTETGSHLSFGKCTGITKGTSTRAIQTNQGVTLNTPQETALLSPAAHLAMVLVPAKDRDRTMDVIMGMGMDMVKDTGMGMIMGMAMGTDMIMVMGMDIIMGMDMDMIMGMDMIMDMGMGMGMDMDMGMVTSTSTSMATSMASVTRKESLVMGPPAVPAAATLTR; this is encoded by the exons atgtgggactGCATAAAT GTCACAGTACAAATATGTGCTAAGGATTGCAGCGGCCCTCCCCCGATCAAATGTTTAGGGAGGGGTGTAGAGGAGTGCTTTCGCATAAAAGAAGCAATAGTCGGCGGCTGCATTTGGCAACCCACCTTCCTGCGTACA GAGACGGGCTCTCATTTGTCGTTTGGAAAATGTACGGGCATAACCAAG GGAACCAGTACCCGGGCTATCCAAACCAACCAGGGGGTTACCCTCAATACCCCCCAGGAAACTGCCCTCCTCAGCCCTGCGGCCCACCTGGCTATGGTCCTGGTCCCTGCCAAGGACAGGGACAGAACTATGGATGTGATCATGGGCATGGGCATGGACATGGTCAAGGACACGGGCATGGGCATGATCATGGGCATGGCCATGGGCACGGACATGATCATGGTCATGGGCATGGACATAATCATGGGCATGGACATGGACATGATCATGGGCATGGACATGATCATGGACATGGGCATGGGCATGGGCATGGACATGGACATGGGCATGGTCACAAGCACAAGCACAAGCATGGCCACAAGCATGGCAAGTGTCACAAGAAAGGAAAGTCTTGTCATGGG TCCTCCAGCAGTTCCTGCAGCAGCGACTCTGACTAGATGA